One Cedecea neteri DNA segment encodes these proteins:
- the glyQ gene encoding glycine--tRNA ligase subunit alpha, translating to MQKFDTKTFQGLILTLQDYWARQGCTIVQPLDMEVGAGTSHPMTSLRALGPEPMATAYVQPSRRPTDGRYGENPNRLQHYYQFQVVIKPSPDNIQELYLGSLKELGMDPTIHDIRFVEDNWENPTLGAWGLGWEVWLNGMEVTQFTYFQQVGGLECKPVTGEITYGLERLAMYIQGVDSVYDLVWSDGPLGKTTYGDVFHQNEVEQSTYNFEYADVDFLFTCFEQYEKEAQQLLALETPLPLPAYERILKAAHSFNLLDARKAISVTERQRYILRIRTLTKAVAEAYYASREALGFPMCNKKN from the coding sequence ATGCAAAAGTTTGATACCAAGACCTTTCAAGGCCTGATCCTGACCTTACAGGACTACTGGGCTCGCCAGGGCTGTACCATTGTTCAACCTTTGGACATGGAAGTAGGCGCAGGCACCTCTCACCCGATGACCAGCCTGCGTGCCTTAGGGCCGGAGCCAATGGCCACCGCTTATGTGCAGCCGTCCCGCCGTCCTACCGATGGCCGCTATGGCGAAAACCCGAACCGTTTACAGCACTACTATCAGTTCCAGGTGGTGATTAAGCCTTCCCCGGACAACATTCAGGAGCTGTACCTCGGGTCGCTGAAAGAGCTGGGTATGGATCCAACGATTCATGATATTCGCTTCGTGGAAGATAACTGGGAAAACCCAACGCTTGGCGCGTGGGGCCTGGGCTGGGAAGTGTGGCTTAACGGTATGGAAGTGACGCAGTTCACCTACTTCCAGCAGGTTGGCGGCCTGGAGTGTAAGCCGGTGACCGGCGAAATCACCTACGGTTTAGAGCGCCTGGCCATGTACATTCAGGGCGTAGACAGCGTTTACGACCTCGTATGGAGCGACGGCCCGCTGGGGAAAACCACCTACGGCGACGTGTTCCACCAGAACGAAGTGGAGCAGTCCACCTATAACTTCGAATACGCCGACGTGGACTTCCTGTTCACCTGCTTCGAGCAGTACGAGAAAGAAGCCCAGCAGCTGCTGGCGCTGGAAACTCCGCTGCCGCTCCCGGCCTACGAACGTATTCTGAAAGCCGCTCACAGCTTTAACCTGCTGGATGCGCGCAAGGCCATTTCCGTGACCGAGCGCCAGCGCTATATCCTGCGCATTCGCACCCTGACCAAAGCCGTGGCCGAAGCCTACTATGCTTCTCGTGAAGCGCTTGGCTTCCCGATGTGCAATAAGAAAAACTAA
- a CDS encoding YsaB family lipoprotein, which yields MLSACSSPSQEGQAAQKLRPVVHTEEMELACKNQAAYRYNTQPQRINLSDFKQYQASYEMMGSTARKEGFTCSFDESGQFSHLSSRENLNQRATT from the coding sequence ATGCTCAGCGCCTGCAGTTCTCCATCTCAGGAAGGTCAGGCCGCGCAGAAGTTGCGCCCGGTGGTTCACACCGAGGAGATGGAGCTTGCCTGTAAAAATCAGGCCGCTTATCGCTACAACACCCAGCCGCAGCGCATTAATCTGTCAGATTTTAAGCAGTATCAGGCCAGCTACGAAATGATGGGCAGCACGGCCCGCAAAGAGGGCTTTACCTGTTCGTTTGACGAAAGCGGTCAATTTTCACACCTTTCCAGCCGCGAAAACCTCAACCAACGCGCAACAACCTGA
- a CDS encoding acyltransferase produces MQQKINWIDNLRGIACLMVVMIHTTTWYITNPHAVTAFSWDFSNVLNSASRVSVPLFFMISGYLFFGERSAQQRHFLRIVSCLLFYSAIALLYIWLFTPISTGLALRYILVKPVFYHLWFFFAIMVIYLLSPLIQVKKVSAVTILGLMVLLGVVANPNTVPQTLGNMRWMPVNLYINGDTFYYVLYGLLGRAIGMLDTQRKGVSGLAAGLFVICVISIALGTHRQLEINKNFAETFYVYCGPLVFIAAISLLVVAKNCLNQRPLPGLTFISRYSLGIYGFHALIIHYLRTHNIELTHWPVLDILWIFGATLAGSLLLAFGIGKLDRKKLVS; encoded by the coding sequence ATGCAGCAAAAAATAAACTGGATAGACAACCTTCGGGGCATCGCCTGCCTGATGGTGGTCATGATCCACACCACAACCTGGTACATCACGAATCCACACGCCGTCACCGCGTTTAGCTGGGATTTTTCAAACGTTCTGAACTCGGCTTCTCGCGTCAGCGTCCCGCTGTTTTTCATGATTTCCGGGTACCTGTTTTTTGGTGAACGGAGCGCGCAGCAGCGCCACTTTCTCCGGATAGTCAGCTGCCTGCTGTTTTATAGCGCCATTGCGCTGCTGTATATCTGGCTGTTTACCCCCATCAGCACTGGCCTTGCGCTGCGTTACATCCTGGTCAAGCCGGTGTTCTATCACCTGTGGTTCTTCTTCGCGATTATGGTGATTTATCTGCTTTCACCGCTGATACAGGTGAAGAAAGTCAGCGCGGTGACAATCCTGGGGCTGATGGTGCTGCTCGGCGTGGTGGCAAACCCCAACACGGTGCCGCAGACGTTGGGCAACATGCGCTGGATGCCCGTTAACCTCTACATCAACGGCGACACCTTCTATTACGTGCTTTACGGGCTGCTTGGCCGGGCGATTGGGATGCTCGATACCCAAAGAAAAGGCGTCAGCGGCCTGGCGGCCGGCCTGTTTGTGATTTGCGTCATCTCCATTGCGCTGGGCACTCATCGGCAGTTGGAAATCAACAAAAACTTCGCCGAAACCTTCTACGTCTACTGCGGCCCGCTGGTGTTTATCGCCGCCATCAGCCTGCTGGTCGTCGCCAAAAACTGCCTGAACCAGCGCCCACTGCCGGGCCTGACGTTTATCTCACGCTACTCGCTAGGTATTTATGGGTTTCATGCGCTGATTATCCATTACCTGCGTACCCATAATATCGAGCTGACCCACTGGCCGGTGCTGGATATTCTGTGGATCTTCGGTGCGACGCTGGCGGGCAGCCTGCTGCTGGCCTTTGGGATAGGAAAACTCGACCGCAAAAAACTGGTGAGCTAA
- a CDS encoding GlxA family transcriptional regulator — translation MSVGVWFVVLPGVLSLDLSGPAETLVLAKNAFDLHYIGPDPEVETSIGLTFSGIQPLPETLPVGSLLVLPGVCDSNRFFATPQAEEVRRWLTRLQPQIHSQQLNLMCVCSGALLAARAGLMHGIQCTTHHDVLERLRIAAPGAQVKDNRIFVEDRGIWTSAGITSGIDLALHLINRYCGPRVALDVAREMVVWFRRSGDDPQLSPWLRYRNHIHPAVHRAQDLLSAAPEAAWPIPEIASRVHVSPRHLSRLFQHHLGISVRDYLEQLRLAVAEQRLQQGQRMEQAASAAGFSSPRQLHRARGRSRDA, via the coding sequence ATGAGTGTAGGGGTCTGGTTTGTGGTGCTGCCGGGAGTTTTGTCCCTCGATCTGAGCGGCCCGGCGGAAACGCTGGTGCTGGCGAAGAACGCATTTGACCTGCACTACATTGGCCCGGACCCTGAGGTCGAAACCTCTATCGGCCTGACGTTCAGCGGCATTCAGCCGTTACCTGAAACCCTTCCCGTCGGGAGCCTGCTGGTGCTGCCCGGCGTATGCGATTCAAACCGCTTTTTTGCCACACCGCAGGCGGAAGAAGTCCGACGCTGGTTAACCCGCCTGCAGCCGCAAATCCACAGCCAGCAGCTTAATCTGATGTGCGTTTGTTCCGGGGCGCTACTGGCAGCCCGTGCGGGTCTGATGCACGGCATTCAGTGCACAACGCATCATGACGTGCTTGAGCGGCTGAGAATCGCAGCGCCTGGTGCGCAGGTGAAAGACAACCGCATTTTTGTGGAAGATCGGGGCATCTGGACTAGCGCAGGGATTACGTCGGGGATCGATCTCGCTCTGCATTTAATTAACCGCTACTGCGGCCCACGGGTGGCACTGGATGTTGCCAGGGAGATGGTGGTCTGGTTCCGCCGCTCGGGCGACGATCCGCAGCTTTCGCCCTGGCTACGTTACCGAAACCACATTCACCCGGCGGTGCATCGTGCACAGGATTTGCTCTCGGCTGCGCCTGAGGCAGCCTGGCCGATCCCCGAAATTGCTAGCCGGGTTCACGTCAGCCCCCGACATTTATCCCGTCTTTTTCAGCATCACCTGGGCATTTCCGTGCGCGACTATCTGGAGCAGCTCCGGCTGGCGGTGGCGGAACAGCGGCTTCAGCAGGGGCAGCGTATGGAACAGGCGGCCAGCGCCGCCGGATTTTCCTCCCCGCGCCAGCTTCATCGGGCCAGGGGCAGGAGCCGCGACGCTTAG
- a CDS encoding isochorismatase family protein, with amino-acid sequence MSRSALINIDTQQSFFHRDYWQEDDIPAFQLAMLTLIAGCQHKGIPVVDIFHVDEDDVFSLASGFVTPMPFLRHEPAVSFQKHVHNAFTDTGLDHWLRTRDINHLIICGIRTEQCCETTTRVASDLGYRVSFVSEAMLTFPMTWKGVTLDPATLRHRTETVLAGRFAEIQTVAECLESL; translated from the coding sequence ATGTCACGTTCAGCGCTGATCAATATTGATACCCAGCAGTCTTTCTTTCACCGGGATTATTGGCAGGAAGACGATATCCCGGCGTTCCAGCTGGCGATGCTGACGCTTATTGCTGGCTGCCAGCACAAAGGGATACCCGTGGTGGATATCTTCCATGTGGACGAAGACGATGTCTTTTCGCTGGCTTCCGGGTTTGTTACGCCGATGCCATTTTTACGCCACGAGCCAGCGGTCAGTTTCCAGAAACACGTCCACAACGCGTTCACCGATACCGGGCTTGATCATTGGCTCCGTACCAGAGACATCAACCACCTGATTATCTGTGGGATCCGCACCGAGCAATGCTGCGAAACCACGACGCGGGTGGCATCTGACCTGGGTTACCGGGTTTCTTTTGTTAGCGAGGCAATGCTGACCTTCCCGATGACCTGGAAAGGCGTTACGCTGGACCCCGCCACCTTGCGTCACCGCACAGAAACCGTGCTGGCAGGGCGGTTCGCCGAAATTCAAACTGTAGCCGAGTGCCTGGAGTCGCTGTAA
- a CDS encoding TetR/AcrR family transcriptional regulator — MHNEVTASPGRKRSEASRQAILEATWEQLNTLGFQGMSIEGVAAQAGVGKATIYRWWASKGVLAVDAFLAAINPTLAFPETPFARRDIEQQLDNLVRVYRGRAGALFGEMIGASQADAEMRAAFYTGYLKPRREAAKAAFRRGIELGQFRSGLDPEALVDSLYGPIIYRMLTGIFPLDAAFVEHTRRVVFDGITP, encoded by the coding sequence ATGCACAACGAGGTCACCGCCAGTCCCGGGCGCAAACGTAGCGAAGCTTCACGCCAGGCGATCCTTGAGGCGACCTGGGAACAACTCAATACCCTTGGCTTTCAGGGCATGTCTATTGAGGGTGTTGCCGCTCAGGCTGGTGTCGGAAAAGCGACAATTTACCGCTGGTGGGCCAGCAAAGGGGTTTTAGCTGTGGACGCTTTTTTAGCAGCCATCAACCCCACGCTCGCATTTCCTGAAACGCCCTTCGCTCGCCGTGATATCGAACAGCAATTGGATAATCTCGTCCGGGTTTACCGCGGCCGCGCTGGTGCGCTTTTTGGTGAAATGATTGGTGCCAGCCAGGCTGACGCAGAGATGCGTGCCGCATTTTACACTGGCTACCTGAAGCCCAGGCGTGAAGCCGCCAAGGCCGCTTTCCGGCGGGGTATTGAACTGGGCCAGTTTCGTTCAGGGCTGGATCCGGAAGCACTGGTTGACTCGCTATATGGCCCCATTATTTACCGAATGCTAACCGGCATCTTCCCGCTGGATGCCGCTTTTGTTGAACATACCCGCCGCGTTGTTTTTGACGGCATAACGCCTTAA
- a CDS encoding NADH oxidase: MTDNFEGLVLRSSLMPDGTLTLQAASETVPTPASDEIVIRVEAAPVNPADRLMMFPGLKPDALEAITVNGFPGVRGTLSPDAIKGMSARIGQALAVGNEGAGTVVAAGRDVQQYLGRVVALRDGMYAQYRLAKATECFLLPAGITAVEGAAASINPMTALGMVETMRREGHTALVHTAAASSLGQMLLRLCQQEGIELVNIVRRQAQVDILSGMGARHIIDSSRPDFELCLTQALEETGATLAFDAIGGGTMASTLLACMEQAQRRSLPFSRYGSPVHKQVYIYGVLDPSPRLLQGDYGAAWGVGGWLMTHFLTKAGANVTHRLREKVAAELTTTFASTYAAHISLSEALDPVIITAYSSGSTGTKYLLEPHALR; this comes from the coding sequence ATGACTGACAACTTCGAAGGCCTGGTACTCCGTTCAAGCCTGATGCCAGACGGTACGCTAACGCTGCAGGCAGCATCAGAGACAGTGCCGACCCCGGCCAGTGACGAAATTGTGATTCGGGTTGAAGCCGCGCCTGTGAACCCTGCCGACCGCCTGATGATGTTCCCAGGACTGAAACCAGATGCGCTGGAGGCAATAACAGTCAACGGCTTTCCTGGCGTTCGGGGGACTCTCTCGCCGGATGCGATAAAAGGAATGTCTGCACGTATTGGCCAGGCGCTTGCCGTCGGCAATGAAGGAGCAGGCACAGTCGTTGCAGCGGGTCGCGACGTGCAGCAGTACCTGGGGCGGGTTGTAGCTTTGCGTGATGGCATGTATGCCCAATATCGGCTGGCAAAGGCCACAGAGTGCTTTTTGCTGCCAGCAGGCATCACCGCCGTGGAAGGTGCGGCCGCGTCGATCAACCCGATGACGGCACTGGGGATGGTGGAAACCATGAGGCGGGAAGGGCACACCGCGCTGGTACATACCGCCGCGGCGTCAAGCCTGGGACAAATGCTCCTTCGGCTGTGCCAACAGGAAGGCATTGAACTGGTTAATATTGTTCGCCGCCAGGCGCAGGTCGATATTCTGTCCGGCATGGGGGCTCGCCATATCATCGACAGTTCACGCCCGGATTTTGAGTTATGCCTGACGCAGGCCCTGGAGGAAACAGGGGCGACGCTCGCTTTTGACGCCATTGGCGGAGGCACTATGGCCAGCACGCTACTGGCCTGTATGGAACAGGCCCAGCGGCGCTCACTTCCGTTCAGCCGATACGGTTCACCCGTGCATAAACAAGTTTATATCTATGGCGTGCTGGATCCTTCACCTCGTCTTCTGCAGGGTGATTATGGCGCAGCCTGGGGCGTTGGCGGCTGGCTGATGACCCACTTCCTCACTAAAGCCGGGGCGAACGTCACGCACCGGCTCCGTGAAAAGGTTGCCGCTGAACTGACAACCACCTTTGCCAGTACTTATGCGGCACACATATCCCTGAGCGAAGCACTGGATCCGGTCATCATAACGGCCTATTCCTCCGGCTCGACCGGCACTAAATATTTGCTGGAGCCCCACGCTCTAAGGTAA
- the xylB gene encoding xylulokinase, which translates to MYIGIDLGTSGVKVILLSEAGEVMATCSEPLTVSRPHSLWSEQDPEHWWQATDRAMRALGTEHSLSGVKAIGLAGQMHGATLLDSKQRVLRPAILWNDGRSGEECALLESNVEEARAITGNLMMPGFTAPKLLWVERHEPEIFAQINKVLLPKDYLRLRMTGEFASDMSDSAGTMWLDVAKRDWSDTMLDACRLSRRHMPELFEGSEITGVLTREVADAWKMPAVPVVAGGGDNAAGAIGVGMVDAGQAMLSLGTSGVYFAVSDGFRSRPESAVHSFCHALPNRWHLMSVMLSAASCLDWAAKLTGLGSVPALLAAAEQANSDAGVVWFLPYLSGERTPHNNPQAKGTFFGLTHQHGPAELARAVLEGVGYALADGMDVVHECGITPASITLIGGGARSPYWRQMLADISGQVLDYRTGGDVGPALGAARLAQIALSPGQPLQALLPQPPLEQRHQPDLARHQRYAGRRQVFNQIYQQLLPLMT; encoded by the coding sequence ATGTATATCGGCATCGATCTTGGCACTTCGGGCGTGAAGGTAATCCTGCTCAGTGAAGCAGGTGAAGTGATGGCTACATGCAGCGAGCCGCTGACCGTATCCCGGCCTCATTCCCTTTGGTCTGAGCAAGATCCCGAACACTGGTGGCAGGCTACCGATCGCGCGATGCGCGCGCTCGGCACGGAACACTCACTCAGTGGTGTAAAAGCGATTGGACTTGCTGGCCAGATGCATGGTGCAACGTTGCTGGACAGCAAACAGCGCGTGCTTCGCCCGGCTATCCTTTGGAACGATGGCCGCAGCGGCGAGGAATGTGCGCTGCTGGAAAGCAACGTGGAAGAGGCGCGAGCGATAACCGGTAACCTGATGATGCCTGGCTTTACCGCACCTAAGCTTCTGTGGGTCGAACGTCATGAACCGGAGATCTTTGCGCAAATCAATAAAGTGCTGCTGCCGAAGGACTATCTGCGTCTGAGAATGACCGGAGAATTTGCCAGCGACATGTCCGATTCGGCTGGCACGATGTGGCTGGATGTGGCGAAACGCGACTGGAGCGACACGATGCTTGATGCCTGTCGCCTTTCCCGGCGGCATATGCCTGAATTGTTTGAGGGCAGTGAAATCACCGGCGTGCTAACGCGGGAAGTTGCTGATGCCTGGAAAATGCCTGCGGTACCCGTTGTGGCGGGCGGAGGTGACAATGCCGCAGGGGCTATTGGTGTCGGCATGGTCGATGCTGGGCAGGCAATGCTCTCGCTCGGCACATCCGGGGTTTATTTTGCCGTCAGTGACGGCTTCCGCAGCAGGCCGGAAAGCGCAGTACACAGTTTTTGTCATGCGTTACCTAACCGCTGGCACTTAATGTCGGTGATGCTGAGTGCGGCCTCTTGCCTTGACTGGGCGGCTAAACTCACCGGCCTGGGCAGCGTACCGGCTCTATTGGCGGCGGCAGAGCAGGCAAATTCGGACGCCGGCGTGGTTTGGTTCCTGCCTTATCTTTCCGGGGAGCGGACTCCGCATAATAACCCGCAGGCTAAAGGCACCTTTTTTGGCCTGACCCATCAGCACGGCCCCGCCGAGCTTGCCCGCGCGGTGCTGGAAGGTGTGGGCTATGCGCTGGCTGACGGCATGGACGTTGTGCATGAATGCGGCATTACGCCAGCCAGCATCACGTTGATTGGCGGTGGCGCGCGCAGTCCGTACTGGCGGCAAATGCTGGCTGATATCAGCGGCCAGGTGCTGGATTACCGCACCGGCGGTGATGTTGGGCCTGCGCTTGGGGCGGCACGTCTGGCGCAAATTGCGCTTTCTCCGGGCCAGCCTTTACAGGCTCTGTTGCCTCAACCGCCGCTGGAGCAAAGACATCAGCCTGATCTTGCTCGCCACCAGCGCTATGCCGGGCGCCGCCAGGTCTTTAACCAGATTTATCAGCAGCTGTTGCCACTGATGACCTGA
- the xylA gene encoding xylose isomerase, translating into MQAYFDQLERVRFEGPKTTNPLAFRHYDPDALILGKRMEEHLRFAACYWHTFCWTGADMFGVGAFERPWQQAGDAMALAKRKADVAFEFFQKLGVPYYCFHDVDVSPEGASLKEYLNNFAQMTEVLAQKQQDSGVKLLWGTANCFTHPRYGAGAATNPDPEVFTWAATQVVTAMNATHQLGGENYVLWGGREGYETLLNTDLRQEREQIGRFMQMVVEHKHKIGFRGTLLIEPKPQEPTKHQYDYDVATVYGFLKQFGLEKEIKVNIEANHATLAGHSFHHEIASAIALGIFGSVDANRGDPQLGWDTDQFPNSVEENALVMYEILKAGGFTTGGLNFDAKVRRQSTDKYDLFYGHIGAMDTMALALKVAARMIEDGELDKRVAKRYAGWNSELGQQILKGQISLTQLAQYAEQHKLAPQHQSGHQERLENLINHYLFDN; encoded by the coding sequence ATGCTTTAATTCTTGGAAAACGCATGGAAGAGCATCTGCGTTTTGCGGCCTGCTACTGGCACACATTCTGCTGGACGGGCGCGGATATGTTCGGTGTCGGCGCGTTTGAACGCCCGTGGCAGCAGGCCGGAGACGCGATGGCGCTTGCGAAGCGCAAGGCTGATGTGGCGTTTGAGTTTTTCCAGAAACTGGGCGTGCCGTATTACTGCTTTCATGATGTTGACGTGTCGCCGGAAGGCGCGTCGCTTAAGGAATACCTGAACAATTTTGCACAGATGACGGAAGTCCTGGCGCAAAAACAGCAGGACAGCGGCGTGAAGCTGCTGTGGGGTACGGCTAACTGCTTTACCCATCCCCGCTACGGCGCTGGAGCAGCCACGAATCCCGATCCCGAAGTCTTCACCTGGGCAGCGACGCAAGTCGTGACGGCCATGAACGCCACGCATCAATTAGGCGGGGAAAACTATGTATTGTGGGGCGGGCGCGAAGGGTATGAAACCCTGCTGAATACGGACCTGCGGCAGGAGCGAGAGCAAATCGGGCGCTTTATGCAAATGGTCGTTGAGCACAAGCATAAAATCGGCTTCCGCGGCACGTTGCTTATCGAACCGAAGCCGCAGGAACCGACCAAACATCAGTACGATTACGACGTGGCGACGGTCTACGGCTTCCTGAAGCAGTTTGGTCTCGAAAAAGAGATAAAGGTGAACATTGAGGCTAACCACGCGACGCTTGCCGGCCACTCATTCCACCACGAAATCGCCAGCGCGATTGCGCTGGGTATTTTTGGCTCGGTGGATGCTAACCGGGGCGATCCGCAACTAGGTTGGGATACCGATCAGTTCCCGAACAGCGTCGAGGAAAACGCGCTGGTGATGTATGAGATCCTGAAAGCCGGTGGATTCACGACCGGTGGCCTGAACTTCGACGCCAAAGTACGCCGCCAGAGTACCGACAAATACGACCTGTTCTATGGTCATATCGGCGCCATGGATACGATGGCGCTGGCGCTGAAAGTGGCTGCCCGCATGATTGAAGACGGCGAGCTTGATAAACGTGTCGCCAAACGCTACGCCGGGTGGAATAGTGAGCTGGGCCAGCAAATTCTTAAAGGGCAGATATCGCTCACGCAGCTGGCGCAGTACGCTGAGCAGCACAAGCTGGCCCCGCAGCATCAAAGCGGGCATCAGGAGCGGCTGGAAAACCTGATTAACCACTATTTGTTCGATAACTAA